The DNA segment GTTCGTATCGGCTGCCGACCGGTCCGACGTTGCCGCCGAAGGCGGCGGGTGCGGCCTCCGCGGGCAACAGGTCACCGGGGCGGGGCGCGACAGGTGCCGGCGGAGACAGCGGAACCGGCGGAGGCGGCACCGGGGTCAGCGCGGGATTCGCCGTCCCCGGTACCGGCGGTGAGGGAGCCATCCACGGCGGCAACGGCGGATTCGGGTCCCGCAGATCGGGATTCGGGTTCACCAGAGGCGGCCCCACCGCGACCAGGTTGCCGTTCGGGCCGACCTCCGTCCCGGGCGGAGGGCGCAGATCGGCGGGAGGCTGGTAGTTCTGCGGAAGCAGGACGTCCGGCAGTTCGGCGCGCGTCGGCACCAGGGGGGCGGTGTAACAGCTGGGCCCTTTGAGACCGGCGTACTGCGGGCAGTCCGCCCTGGTGTAGGAGTACGTCGGCGTGAAGGACAGGTTGACGCGCATGTTGCCGATGTCCTGCTCGGGGATCCACACCTCGTCGAAGAACTTGCGTGACAGGTCGTTGAGCTTGACGAAAGCAGGAACCCAGTGGCGTGAGGTGTCGGCCAGGCTGCCGAGCACGGGCGTGAGCTCGTGGGTGATGCGCACCATGCGGTCGGTGTGATTGCCCAGCGCCGTGTGGGTGTTGCCGACCGTGTGGATCCCGCCGTTGACGAGCGTGGTGAGTTGCGCGCTCTGCTCGACGAGCGTCTGCATGGGGGCGACCGCCTGGTGCAGTGCGTCCACCAACTCCGGCGCTGTCTGCTGCAGGCCGCGGGTGGCGTCGACAAGGGCCGAGACCGTGGTGGGGCCGGGTTCGGTGGCCACGATGCGGTCCAGCTCGTCGACGATCCGGTTGAGCTGCGCACCGCCGGTGAGCAATTCGGCACGACGGCCCTGTGTGGCGGCGTTCACCGCGGCGAGGATGCCCACGGTGTCGTCTTCGCGGCCGCGTCCGGTTGCGGCGAGGATGTCGCGCAGCTTGCTGATCGTGGTCTGGAACAGCACGGTCGGCAGTTCGGTGTCCTCGGGGATGTGCGCGCCCGGCGCGATGGCCGGACCGCCGGAGCGGTCGACCAGTTGCACCGACGACACCGCGAACACGTTGCTCGGCACCACACGGGCGGTCACACCCGCTGGGATCGACGCCGCGAATTCGGGTTTGAGATCGATGTGCACGAAGTTCGGGTCACCGTACTGGGCGGGGGTCACACCGGTGACCGCGCCGACCAGCACGCCGTGATATTTGACGTCGGACCGTTGCGGCAAGCCGTCACCGACGTTGACCAACGCCGCGACGACACGCACGTGGGCGTCCAGCCGCCCCGTCGACTTGACCAGCAATGCAGCCGAGACGAGGGCGACGACGACCAGCAGTGCGGCCCCGCAGGCGAGCAGTTGCCGGTCGGTGGGACCGCGCCCGTCCAGTTCGAAGGAGTTCGCCACGTCAGCCCCCGAACCTCGCGCCGGCGTCAACCGACCACAACGCCATGGTCAGGAGCATGTTGACCATGATCACGACGGTGATGCTGGCGCGCATCGCGTGTCCGGCAGCCACTCCCACGCCGACCGGGCCGCCGGTCGCGTAGAACCCGTAGTAGCACTGGACCGTCGAGGCGATCCACACGAAGATGACCGTCTTGACAACGGAATACAGGATGTCGCGGCCTGCCAGCATGAGGGTGAAGTAGTGCAGATAAGAGCCGGTGGAGCCACCGCTGATGATCTGGACGACGAACTGGGTGGTCAGGTAGCTCACGGCGAGACAGGCGACGTAGAGCGGAATCACCGCGATCACCGACGCCATCAACCGGGTGGTGACCAAGTACGGGACCGGCCGGATGCCAAGCGATTCCAGCGCGTCGATCTCCTCGGCGATGCGCATCGACCCGAGCTGCGCGGTGAACCGGCACCCGGCCTGGGTCGCAAAGGCCAGAGACGCGGCGATCGGCGCGAGCTCGCGGGTGTTCACCAGTGACGAGATGATCCCGGTGGCGGGTCCGAGCCCGAGCAGGTCGAGGAAGTTGTACCCCTCGATCCCCACCAGCGCGCCGACGGTGATGCCGAGTACGACGGCCACCCCCGCGGTACCGCCGCCGACGACCAACGAGCCATTACCCCAAGCGATGTCGGACAGCAGGCGGACGAACTCGGTACGGTACTGGCGAAGCGCGACCGGCACTCCCTGCACCGCCCGGACGAAGAAGACGAGCATGTGGCCGAGCCGCACGATCGGTGCGGAGGCCCTGCGGTACACCCGGAGCGCGGGGGCGACCAGGGTCGGTGCGAACGTCGATACGGCCATGTGTCACAACCCCACTCGCGGGAACATCATGATGTAGAGCTGACTGATCGCGACGTTGACGACCATCAGCACCAGGATGGACTCGACGACGGCGGCGTTGACCGAGTTCGCCACCCCGGTCGGCCCGCCCCGGGTGGCCAGCCCCTTCTGGCACGAGACGACCGCGACGATGGCCCCGAAGATGACGGCCTTGACCAGCGCCACGATCATGTCGCCGGTGGTCGCAAAGGAGGCGAAGGTGGCGACAAAGCTGCCGGGCGCCCCGCTCTGGAAATAGACGTTGAACAAGTAGCTCGCGAGGAAGCCGACGAAACAGACCACGCCCGTCAGCGCCACACCGACCATGACGGCGGCGGCGAACCGCGGAACCACCAGGCGCCGGATCACCGAGACACCCATGACCTCCATCGCATCGGTCTCCTCCCGCATCTTCCGGGAGCCGAGATCAGCGGTGATCGCAGAGCCGACGGCGGCGGCCATGAGGATCGCCGCGGTCAGCGACGCCGCCTGTCGGATGACCGCGAGTCCGCTCGCGGCGCCGGCGAGCGAGGTCGCCCCGACCTGCCCAGCGAGCAGGGCGAACTGGATGGAGAGCGTGACGCCGATCGGCAGCGCGACCAGGACTGTGGGCAGCACTGCGGTGCCTGCCATGAACGCGCCCTGCCGGACGAACTCCTGGAATTGGAACCGCCCGGTGAGGAGGTCGATGACGAAGAACTGGACGGTCCGCACGCCGAGGACGAACTGGTCACCAACGGTCGCCAGCGACGCCAGGGGGTGGCGCCGAACGTAGCCGCCGGCCCAGTCGGCGATCACCGCCACCCCGTCGTCCGCCCTCTCTGGCTGCGAATTGGTATTCACATAATGCCTTCGCGCTCGTGCCGCAGCGTCCGCCCCGACGTCAATCGATGCAGGTTAAACGCGTCATAACGGCGAATATTGACTCGGCAGCTCTTTCAACGACCCGTCAAGCCGCGAACTCCCCGCCCCGTCGGGGATGAGTATGCACATTCACTTAGCGGATCGGCAAGGAATTCGGCAAACCCATCACGGCCGCCGTGCGTACGGCAGGGACCCGGGCGTCCGCGTCGGCCATGCGGCGTTCGGAGCGATGACTTCAGCCCGTTCCAGGCGGGGTCTGGCTACAAAGTTGGAACACGTTCTAGTCTTAGGCCCATGAGTGACGATCTGCTGCGCCACCCCATCCACTCCGGACACCTGCTCGCCGGCGCGCTGAAGCGCCATCGCGACAAGCCGCTGCTGTTTCTCGGGGACACCACGCTCACCGGCGGACAGCTCGCCGACCGCATCAGCCAGTACATTCAGGCCTTCGAGGCGGTCGGTGCCGGCACCGGCGCCGCGGTCGGTCTGCTCTCGCTGAACCGGCCCGAGGTGCTGATGATCGTCGGCGCCGGGCAGACCCAGGGATACCGGCGCACGGCACTACACCCTCTCGGCTCGCTGGACGACCACGCCTACATTTTGAGCGACGCAGGCGTCACCTCGCTGATCATCGACCCCAACCCGATGTTCACCGAGCGGGCGCTGGGTCTGCTCTCGAAGGTGGACTCGCTGGAGCAGATCCTCACCATCGGCCCCGTCCCCGCCGAACTCGCAGAATCCGGCGCCAAGGTCGTCGACCTCAACGCCGAGGCCGACAAGTACTCCCCGCGCCCGCTCGTCGCCGCGGACCTGGCACCCGACCACATCACCGGGCTCACCTACACCGGCGGCACGACCGGTAAGCCCAAGGGCGTCATCATGACCAGCCAGGCCACCACGACCATGACCCAGATCCAGCTCGCCGAGTGGGACTGGCCGGAGAACCCGAAGTTCCTGATGGTGACACCGCTGTCCCACGCGGGCGCCGCGTACTTCCTGCCGACGGTGATCAAGGGCGGGCAGATGTACGTGATGAGCAAGTTCGACCCGGGCGAGGTGCTCAAGACCATCGAGGAGCAGCGGATCACCGCGACGTTCGTGGTGCCGTCGATGCTGTATGCGCTGATGGACCACCCGGATTCGCGCACCCGCGACCTGTCGTCGCTGGAGACGGTGTACTACGGCGCCTCGGCGATCAACCCCGTGCGGCTGGCCGAGGCCATCGAACGGTTCGGCAAGATCTTCGCGCAGAACTACGGACAGTCCGAGGCGCCGATGGCGATCTCCTACCTGTCGAAGGCCGACCACGACGAGAAGAGGCTGTCCTCATGCGGGCGGCCGACGCTGTTCGCGCGCACCGCCCTCCTCGGTGAGGACGGCAAGCCGGTACCGCAGGGTGAGGCCGGCGAGATCTGTGTCAGCGGCCCGCTGCTGGCCGGCGGCTACTGGGGTCTGCCGGAAGCCACCGCCGAGACGTTCAAGGACGGTTGGCTGCACACCGGCGACATGGCCCGCGAAGACGAGGACGGCTTCTGGTTCATCGTCGACCGGGTCAAGGACATGATCGTCACCGGCGGGTTCAACGTGTTCCCGCGCGAGGTCGAGGACGTCATCGCCGAACATCCCGCGGTCGCGCAGGTGTGCGTGGTCGGCGCCCCCGACGAGAAGTGGGGTGAGGCGGTCACCGCGGTGGTGGTGCTCCGCGACGACGCCGGCTCCGACGAGGACGCGGTGGCGACGATGACCGCCGAGATCCAGGCATCCGTCAAGGAACGCAAGGGCTCGGTGCACACCCCCAAACAGGTCGTCGTGGTCGACGCGCTGCCGCTGACCGGGCTGGGCAAACCGGACAAGAAGGCGGTGCGGGCGCGGTTCTGGGAAGGCGCGTCGCGGG comes from the Mycolicibacterium litorale genome and includes:
- a CDS encoding MlaD family protein yields the protein MANSFELDGRGPTDRQLLACGAALLVVVALVSAALLVKSTGRLDAHVRVVAALVNVGDGLPQRSDVKYHGVLVGAVTGVTPAQYGDPNFVHIDLKPEFAASIPAGVTARVVPSNVFAVSSVQLVDRSGGPAIAPGAHIPEDTELPTVLFQTTISKLRDILAATGRGREDDTVGILAAVNAATQGRRAELLTGGAQLNRIVDELDRIVATEPGPTTVSALVDATRGLQQTAPELVDALHQAVAPMQTLVEQSAQLTTLVNGGIHTVGNTHTALGNHTDRMVRITHELTPVLGSLADTSRHWVPAFVKLNDLSRKFFDEVWIPEQDIGNMRVNLSFTPTYSYTRADCPQYAGLKGPSCYTAPLVPTRAELPDVLLPQNYQPPADLRPPPGTEVGPNGNLVAVGPPLVNPNPDLRDPNPPLPPWMAPSPPVPGTANPALTPVPPPPVPLSPPAPVAPRPGDLLPAEAAPAAFGGNVGPVGSRYELDQLGLITGGRATVATQLLLGPVARGTTVSEEQQ
- a CDS encoding ABC transporter permease codes for the protein MAVSTFAPTLVAPALRVYRRASAPIVRLGHMLVFFVRAVQGVPVALRQYRTEFVRLLSDIAWGNGSLVVGGGTAGVAVVLGITVGALVGIEGYNFLDLLGLGPATGIISSLVNTRELAPIAASLAFATQAGCRFTAQLGSMRIAEEIDALESLGIRPVPYLVTTRLMASVIAVIPLYVACLAVSYLTTQFVVQIISGGSTGSYLHYFTLMLAGRDILYSVVKTVIFVWIASTVQCYYGFYATGGPVGVGVAAGHAMRASITVVIMVNMLLTMALWSVDAGARFGG
- the fadD8 gene encoding fatty-acid--CoA ligase FadD8 — protein: MSDDLLRHPIHSGHLLAGALKRHRDKPLLFLGDTTLTGGQLADRISQYIQAFEAVGAGTGAAVGLLSLNRPEVLMIVGAGQTQGYRRTALHPLGSLDDHAYILSDAGVTSLIIDPNPMFTERALGLLSKVDSLEQILTIGPVPAELAESGAKVVDLNAEADKYSPRPLVAADLAPDHITGLTYTGGTTGKPKGVIMTSQATTTMTQIQLAEWDWPENPKFLMVTPLSHAGAAYFLPTVIKGGQMYVMSKFDPGEVLKTIEEQRITATFVVPSMLYALMDHPDSRTRDLSSLETVYYGASAINPVRLAEAIERFGKIFAQNYGQSEAPMAISYLSKADHDEKRLSSCGRPTLFARTALLGEDGKPVPQGEAGEICVSGPLLAGGYWGLPEATAETFKDGWLHTGDMAREDEDGFWFIVDRVKDMIVTGGFNVFPREVEDVIAEHPAVAQVCVVGAPDEKWGEAVTAVVVLRDDAGSDEDAVATMTAEIQASVKERKGSVHTPKQVVVVDALPLTGLGKPDKKAVRARFWEGASRAVG
- a CDS encoding MlaE family ABC transporter permease; translated protein: MNTNSQPERADDGVAVIADWAGGYVRRHPLASLATVGDQFVLGVRTVQFFVIDLLTGRFQFQEFVRQGAFMAGTAVLPTVLVALPIGVTLSIQFALLAGQVGATSLAGAASGLAVIRQAASLTAAILMAAAVGSAITADLGSRKMREETDAMEVMGVSVIRRLVVPRFAAAVMVGVALTGVVCFVGFLASYLFNVYFQSGAPGSFVATFASFATTGDMIVALVKAVIFGAIVAVVSCQKGLATRGGPTGVANSVNAAVVESILVLMVVNVAISQLYIMMFPRVGL